Proteins encoded together in one Impatiens glandulifera chromosome 1, dImpGla2.1, whole genome shotgun sequence window:
- the LOC124922417 gene encoding flowering-promoting factor 1-like protein 3, translating into MSGVWMFRNGVVRLVENPAAESNQGSLQRRKVLVYTPTDEVITSYSVLEKKLFSLGWERYYDDPDLFQFHKSSTIHLISLPKDFGRFKSMHMFDIVVKNKNVFEVRDIVMQM; encoded by the coding sequence ATGTCGGGCGTTTGGATGTTCAGAAATGGTGTGGTTCGTCTTGTCGAGAACCCTGCAGCCGAGTCGAATCAAGGATCCTTGCAGAGAAGGAAAGTATTGGTCTATACTCCAACAGATGAAGTGATCACCTCGTACTCGGTTCTAGAGAAAAAGTTATTCTCCCTTGGATGGGAACGATACTATGATGACCCCGACCTGTTCCAATTCCACAAGAGCTCGACCATCCATCTCATCTCTCTCCCAAAAGACTTTGGCCGTTTCAAGTCTATGCACATGTTTGACATCGTTGTCAAGAACAAAAACGTCTTCGAAGTTAGAGATATTGTGATGCAAATGTAA